The Saliniramus fredricksonii genome segment GCGCGTTCGGGCATTGCGCCTGGCAGAGTCGTTCAGCCTCGTCAGCGCTCACGCCACGGGCGAAGAGCGGGAAGAAATAGCCGTCACAACTGCGCACGCAGATCGGCTCGGCGCCGGCGCGGCGGGCAAAGGTATCGTCGAGAAGCGGCATGTCCTCCTCCTGATCGAAACCCGGATCGTCGCGCCCGAACAAGCCATCGAGGAAGCCGCGACGCGCCTGGCGGGGTTCGCAATGACGAGCGATGGCCGCGAGCAATTCCTGACGGCGGTCTTCGCTGGCCTGTGAAGCCTGCCGGATGAGGAGGTTGTAGTTCTCTTCCATGGCTTCGATGCGGTCGCGCGCGGCAGCGCATTCGGAGGAGGGCGGGGCGTCGAACAGGCTGCGTCCGCGATCGCAATCGAGTTGCTGATAATAGCGCACCATGCGGTTGAGTTCGGCGCGCTGTTGCTCGGCCATATCCGCATAATTCTGACCGCCGCCCCGTTCCAGATTGCGCAATTCGGCGCGATAATCCTCGCACAGGCTGGTCTGCGCCTGCGCGCTGCCGACGAGAATTGCTGCGCCGAAACAGACTGCGGCAATGCGTGTCATCAGGGAATTATTCATGGATCGACCGTCTTCTCGTCGTGTCGGTTGCCGCAATTCTTCCAGCACGCGCGGTGCGCCGGAATCGCGCTGATGTCCAGAGCGATGTGCGCCACCACACCGGCTACGAATCGTCGTGAGTGGCTTCATGACGGAAGAATATGATCAAATCCGGACAAGTGCAGCTTTCGCGCCGGATTTTTTTGCCGCCGGATTACTGGCTGCAGGCGATCATCAGCGGGCGCGACTGCGTCCGGGCGGCACCATCGCTCATGATGGCGCCGATATCGGCGAAACCGCCCATCATTTCACGCCGGATCTCTCCGTATTCCCTGACGGCGCCGTAGCCATGCGCTTCACACCATGCCTGGGCGACGATATCGCCGCAGGTTTCGCCGCCCGTCAGACAATCGGCGATGCCGTAGCCTTCGCTGGCGGGAATGACGAAAGTGGCCCGATCACCGATGAAGGCGCGCGATTCGGTCGTGGAAACCAGTGTGAAGGAGGTCACGAGCGCACCCGCGAGTGTGATGAAGCCGAAAGCGGCGAAGGCGCGGCGCATGAACGATCTCCCGGGCGGGGGCCGTCGGACCCAACGGTTTCCGGCAGTATCGCGAATATCGTATTAACGACCCGTTAACGACGGCGCGCCATGAGCCAGATGATGTCGACCGTGAATGACCAGGCGAGCGCCACCAGAGCAGTCAGCGCCAGCGCGGTCGCTGCGATCCCTGTGATGAAGGGGGTCACCAGCGCGATCAGCACCGCACCCTGCAGCACGCAGACGGCCTTGCGTCGCATTGATTCAGGCAGATCACGACGCAGCCGGGGCACGAGTGCCCGCGCCGCCATGAACAGGTAATAGGTGGTACCGATCAGCAGAACCCAGGCACCGACCTTGCCCAGCGCGATTGCCGCAACAGCAAGCAGCATCAGCAGCAACGCGTCGATTTCCATGTCGAAACGGGCGCCGAAGCGCGAGGTCAGGCCCTGGCGTCGTGCAACCGCACCGTCGAACCCGTCAAGGGAGAGGGAGACGACGGCAGCGGCAAAAAACAGCCAGTCGGCCCGCTCACCCCAGAAGGTGAACAGCGTGTGGTGCTCGACGAGCAGGCCGATCAGCAGACAATTGATCACGGCGCGTGTGAGTGTCACGGCATTCGCGATGCCGAACCGGTCATGGGGATGGTAGCGGTCGATCCGGGCCATCACGACGGCCCCGATCACGAGATACGGCACAGCCGCGCCCGGGAACAGAATCCAGCCAGCCCCTCCCGCCCAGAGGATCACGGTCGCGGCTGTGACGAGGGCGACGAAACCCGTCGCAAGCGCAAGCAGCGTATCCTGCCGTCGCAGCGTCGAGCATGTCGCCGGAAGGGCGGAGGCGCTGTCGTACTTCATTGCGGTATTCCCAACACCCCGGCAACGGCTTTGTTCCCGGCGGAGCCACCGGGAACAGGACGGCGCCGCTCAGGCATAGCTCGTCATGTCGGGGCCGGTTTCGATCAGGGCCTTCTTGAGCTTCTCCAGCGCACGGCTTTCGATCTGCCGCACACGCTCCTTGGAAATCCCCAGATGATGCCCGAGCGCATCGAGCGTGGTCTGGTCGTCGCTGAGACGCCGCGCCTTGAGGATGCGCAGTTCGCGCTCGTTGAGCACTCCCAGAGCATCGCGCAGCCAGCGCGAACGGCGCTCGGCATCGATGACGTCGCTGACGGTTTCGTCCGGCAGCGCCGCGTCGTCGACGAGGAAATCCATCCGCTCCGACGTGGCGCCTTCGGAATCCGCAGCAACCGGCGCATTCAGCGAGGTGTCCGCACCGGATAGCCGCACATCCATCGTCGCCACATCCTTGAGCGATACGCCGATCGCTTCGGCAATTTCGCC includes the following:
- a CDS encoding DUF2865 domain-containing protein, translated to MNNSLMTRIAAVCFGAAILVGSAQAQTSLCEDYRAELRNLERGGGQNYADMAEQQRAELNRMVRYYQQLDCDRGRSLFDAPPSSECAAARDRIEAMEENYNLLIRQASQASEDRRQELLAAIARHCEPRQARRGFLDGLFGRDDPGFDQEEDMPLLDDTFARRAGAEPICVRSCDGYFFPLFARGVSADEAERLCQAQCPNAPTRLFYMSGDSELESAIGADGMTYTSLPNAFRYRTTFDPTCSCRREDESWSEALSGAQRMIGTREDDILVDTALARELSLPAELREAARARRLEQEAATEVFDEAAQEAARRSEEAPTSGDESAGIRIDGLERDRVVTREEGEEAPAPGSGQGYVPADRAPVRIVSPDSMPPSDAR
- a CDS encoding CDP-alcohol phosphatidyltransferase family protein, which produces MKYDSASALPATCSTLRRQDTLLALATGFVALVTAATVILWAGGAGWILFPGAAVPYLVIGAVVMARIDRYHPHDRFGIANAVTLTRAVINCLLIGLLVEHHTLFTFWGERADWLFFAAAVVSLSLDGFDGAVARRQGLTSRFGARFDMEIDALLLMLLAVAAIALGKVGAWVLLIGTTYYLFMAARALVPRLRRDLPESMRRKAVCVLQGAVLIALVTPFITGIAATALALTALVALAWSFTVDIIWLMARRR